From the genome of Candidatus Defluviilinea proxima:
TTACATGCAGGTCAAGGACGATTCGACCAAACAGATCATCGGCTATCTGTCAGACATCAGTACGGGTGGATTTAAACTCGATTGCCAGCAACAGATCCCTACCGGGAAGGATTTCCACTTACTGATCGACCTTACCGCCGAAGTCGCTGATAAGACTTCCATGACATTTATCGCGCGCAGTAAATGGTGTCACCCCGATCATATTGACCCCACTTCGTTCAACGTGGGGTTCGAGATCGTCAATATGGCTCCCGGCGATATGGTGATCTTCAACCGTATCTTTGAGAAGTATGGGGCTGAAACCGCAAAAAGAAAAGGTTCCGATTCTTATCTGTGGGGAAGATAATAAGAATGTGTTTATGTAAAACGGGCGACATCAAGATGTTGCCCGTTTCTTATCCGTAGACACCATAAAATACAAGAGACCAAAGTGCTTCGCTTGTTGTAAAATGGGCGGTATGAATTACAAAACACTACGCTCCATCGTCCGATTTATTATGAAGTTAATTGCCACGATTGAAGTGCATGGTATGGAAAAATTACCGGCTGGAAACGCGATCGTGGCGTCCAATCATTTGGGCAGACTTGATACTGCCGTGCTATTATGTGTGCTCGACCGTGAAGACATTATCATGGCCATCGCAGAAAAATACAAGAACCATCCATTCTTCGGCACGATCGGGCGTGCCGCCAATGCCATTTGGTTAAACCGCTTTGAAACAGATTTTTCTGCAATGCGCCAGATTCTTGAGCGAATGAAACAAGGCGGCTTATTCGTTATCGCACCCGAAGGGACAAGGTCCAAGACGGAGGCGCTTCAAGTGGGAAAGATGGGTGCGGTTTTCCTCGCAAGCAAAAGCGGATACCCGGTCCTGCCAGTGGCACTGACCGGGACAGAAGATCGCGGTGTGGTTGAAAATCTCAAACACTTCAGAAGGACAAAGATCGTGGTGCGCGGCGATGATCCTTTTTATGTTGACATTCCCAAAGGCACCGGGCGCGAAGAAGCGATGCAGAAAGCAACCGATGAGATCATGTGTCGTATCGGAGCAATGTTGCCTGAGAAGTATCGCGGAGTGTATGCAGAACATCCGCGCTTGAAAGAATTATTGCGTCCATGAAATATATTCTTCGTTGGTTGGTTCGTGTCGTTTTCAATCTAGCCGCGCACGTGGAAGTTACGGGATACGAACATCTTCCCAAAGATGGGAGTTTTGTCGTCGCCACAAATCATCTTGGCATTATAGATGCGCCGATGGCGTTCTATGCGCTCAATCGCTGGGACATGTTCGTAGTGATCGGTGAAAAATGGAACGAGGTCGCGTTCCTGCGCTGGCTCGGAAAGTACTTCAACTTTATTTATATTGACCGCTTCAACCCTGACATCAAAGCCCTTCGTAAAATCATAGACCTGATGAAAGAAGATAATATCCTTGTGATCGCCCCCGAGGGAACACGTAGCCGCGCGGGTTCATTGATCGAAGCGAAGCCGGGTGTCAGTTATCTGGCGACCAAATTGAACCGTCCCATTATCCCTGTCGCGCTGACAGGTACAGAAGACAAAGTGCTATTTGGGAATCTGAAACGTTTGAAGCGCACTCATGTGACCATCACCGCTGGCCCGGCATTCACCCTTCCCCCACTGCCCAAAGAAGGACGCGACGAAGCGTTGAAACAATATACAGATGAGATCATGTGCCACATTGCGGCAATCCTGCCCGAGAACTATCGCGGAGTATATGCAGAGCATCCGAGACTGAAAGAGTTGTTGTAATACCTGAACATCGTGAAAGCCAAAACGGGGGAACTTAATTCAAGACCAGACGTCCTGACAAAGGAGGACTTTTCGATGACTGACAAAAGAACGAATATTTTCCGCAACAAACGTGCTGTGACGCTTATCGGCATACTTATCCTGCTTTCAGTAGGCGGGATCGTTTTCCTCTCGAAAAAAATCCTGCCGGGCAAATCAACAAACAATACAAATATCCCGGTCATAGTGGATACAAGTGCAACCCCAACATCACAGGATACATTCGGCATTGATGTCGGATTGAGCGATGGGAAACCCGGTGCGGACATCGTGGAAACGTTACCCGTGGCAACTGGGGAACCGCTCTCACTGGAAAATATCCAATTGATTTATGCGCGTCTACCGGACCTGACGCCTGCTCCCGGTGAACAGACCGGGTTCAACCCTCCGCAGGAACTCCTCCCGCCTCCGCGGCCAGGGAATGTGATCGAAGGACAGTTCCCGCCTCTCGAAACAGGACCAACTCCGGATGAGTCAGAAGCGGGGCCTTTGCAAGTGTCCCGATATGCACCTGAGGGAGAGATCCCGATCGCGCCATTTGTCAGTGTGACGTTCAATCAAGCGATGGTCCCTTTAGGGACATTAAACAATCTGGCCGAAAAAGATGTGCCGGTCATCATCGAACCATCCCTACCCGGCACATGGCGTTGGTTGGGAACAAAGACCCTAACCTTTGAATATGACTCTGAGTTGATTGACCGTCTGCCCAAAGCGACCGAGTATCGCGCGACCGTACCAGCAGGGACGAAATCTATCAACGGACAAACATTGGCTGAAGCCATCACATGGACATTCAAGACTCCCACAGCGAAGATCGTCACCTCATATCCATATGAGTATTCCCCACAACCGCTTGACCCGATCATGTTCATTTTGTTCGATCAACGCATTGACCCAAAAACTGCACTTGAAAATATTGAAGTGAAGGCTGGCGGCCAAAGTGTTGCACTTGTTTTAGCTACAAAGGC
Proteins encoded in this window:
- a CDS encoding PilZ domain-containing protein encodes the protein MANNKRKKDRRDFTYYMQVKDDSTKQIIGYLSDISTGGFKLDCQQQIPTGKDFHLLIDLTAEVADKTSMTFIARSKWCHPDHIDPTSFNVGFEIVNMAPGDMVIFNRIFEKYGAETAKRKGSDSYLWGR
- a CDS encoding 1-acyl-sn-glycerol-3-phosphate acyltransferase; amino-acid sequence: MKYILRWLVRVVFNLAAHVEVTGYEHLPKDGSFVVATNHLGIIDAPMAFYALNRWDMFVVIGEKWNEVAFLRWLGKYFNFIYIDRFNPDIKALRKIIDLMKEDNILVIAPEGTRSRAGSLIEAKPGVSYLATKLNRPIIPVALTGTEDKVLFGNLKRLKRTHVTITAGPAFTLPPLPKEGRDEALKQYTDEIMCHIAAILPENYRGVYAEHPRLKELL
- a CDS encoding 1-acyl-sn-glycerol-3-phosphate acyltransferase, translating into MNYKTLRSIVRFIMKLIATIEVHGMEKLPAGNAIVASNHLGRLDTAVLLCVLDREDIIMAIAEKYKNHPFFGTIGRAANAIWLNRFETDFSAMRQILERMKQGGLFVIAPEGTRSKTEALQVGKMGAVFLASKSGYPVLPVALTGTEDRGVVENLKHFRRTKIVVRGDDPFYVDIPKGTGREEAMQKATDEIMCRIGAMLPEKYRGVYAEHPRLKELLRP